A window from Bos indicus isolate NIAB-ARS_2022 breed Sahiwal x Tharparkar chromosome 1, NIAB-ARS_B.indTharparkar_mat_pri_1.0, whole genome shotgun sequence encodes these proteins:
- the HES1 gene encoding transcription factor HES-1: MPADIMEKNSSSPVAATPASVNTTPDKPKTASEHRKSSKPIMEKRRRARINESLSQLKTLILDALKKDSSRHSKLEKADILEMTVKHLRNLQRAQMTAALSTDPSVLGKYRAGFSECMNEVTRFLSTCEGVNTEVRTRLLGHLANCMTQINAMTYPGQPHPALQAPPPPPPGPGGPQHAPFAPPPPLVPIPGGAAPPPGGAPCKLGSPAGEAAKVFGGFQVVPAPDGQFAFLIPNGAFAHSGPVIPVYTSNSGTSVGPNAVSPSSGPSLTADSMWRPWRN, from the exons atgccagcTGATATAATGGAGAAAAACTCCTCGTCCCCGGTGGCTGCTACTCCAGCCAGTGTCAACACGACACCGGATAAACCAAAGACAGCATCTGAGCACAGAAAG TCATCAAAGCCTATCATGGAGAAAAGACGAAGAGCAAGAATAAATGAAAGTCTGAGCCAGCTAAAAACACTGATTTTGGATGCTCTTAAAAAAGAT AGTTCGCGGCATTCCAAGCTGGAGAAGGCGGACATTCTGGAAATGACAGTGAAACACCTCCGGAACCTGCAGCGGGCACAGATGACGG CCGCGCTAAGCACAGACCCGAGCGTGCTGGGGAAGTACCGCGCCGGCTTCAGCGAGTGCATGAACGAGGTGACCCGCTTCCTGTCCACGTGTGAGGGCGTTAACACCGAGGTGCGCACCCGACTCCTCGGCCACCTGGCCAACTGTATGACCCAGATCAACGCCATGACCTATCCAGGGCAGCCGCACCCCGCCTTGCAGGCGCCACCGCCGCCCCCGCCAGGACCTGGCGGCCCGCAGCACGCGCCGttcgcgccgccgccgccgctcgtGCCGATCCCCGGGGGTGCGGCGCCCCCTCCCGGCGGCGCGCCCTGCAAGCTGGGCAGCCCTGCTGGAGAGGCGGCTAAGGTGTTTGGCGGCTTCCAGGTGGTGCCGGCTCCGGACGGCCAGTTTGCCTTCCTCATCCCCAATGGGGCCTTCGCTCACAGCGGCCCAGTCATCCCAGTCTACACCAGCAACAGCGGGACCTCGGTGGGCCCCAACGCAGTGTCACCTTCCAGCGGCCCCTCTCTCACGGCAGACTCCATGTGGAGACCGTGGCGGAACTGA